The Nicotiana tomentosiformis chromosome 2, ASM39032v3, whole genome shotgun sequence genome includes the window CCAACTTAATCTATTTCTCCTTTGTCATCTTCTTTGCAGTGAACCAGCTAACCGGTATGTTTTCGATTTTGcttttatgtatttttctttttgtatatcTCTAATCGTGATCAATGTTGTGTTTGTCATCAAGTATGTGTGAAATGTCCAAAATAATGATTATAACTTGATTCGCTGAGGAATAAGGAGCGGATTTTTGTGAGAAAGTTATTGAGAACCTTTTGGTATTGAAATGAGTTTGTGGTTCAATCAATATCGTGATTatgtaaggacatttcagaaaaatagtcctaagaatttatAAGCTAACTGTGTTTAGAAATTTTAGTTAACTGTgtttctattaaagatgcatctaattaggtcctggattttagttttttagtttaaatattaaggacatttcagaaaaatagtcctaagaatttgtaagttaattttagttaattatgcttctattaaagatgcatctaattaggtcctggattttagttttttagtttaaatattaaggacatttcagaaaaatagtcctaagaatttgtaagctaattttagtttaCTGTTCTTCTATTAAAAATGCATCTACATaaggtcctggattttagtttaaatattaaggacatttcaaaTAATCCTAATGTTTACGTTCTATTTCCTTCTTTGTAGTGTGCTAATGGAAGGAGATCGTGTTTTCGAGTTTGATAATTGACGTAATTCGATGGGCTATTGGAAAGGAGATTTTCAGTataaggaaacaataaaaagTTTCTTGTCAAACACGCAATGGAAGAAGTTGAGGGATGGTGTTTTCGGAAATTTTTTCCGATTACAAGGTGTGAAGTTTTGTGGTAAACTTATTCATTGTATGTTGCTTTCAAAAATTGTAAGCAATGACTCGAATTCAATGATATTCAAGATTTTTGATCATGAAGTGAAGTTTACACGTGAAGCATTCCAGATAATTACTGGGTTGAAATATTCTTCGTCAGTGGACTTCAAAGTTTTAAGTAAAAGAGAGAATAGGCTTTCGAAAGTCTACTTCCCTGGAAAGGATAGAATCGTGTTAGGTGATTTGTGGCATTTTATTACTAGTCACTCATATGGTACAACTGCATCATTTGTAGGCAGCCATGATGATGCGGTGAAGTTGGCAACAATTTATTTTGTTGAATCTGTGTTGATGGGGAAGCGCAAGAATCGGAATGTGTCTGAACGAGTAATGAAAATCGTAAATGACGATGAACTCTGCTCTTCTTTCAATTGGGGTTCTCTTTGTTACGAAAAGTTACTAAAATCATTGAAGAGTTGCTTGAAGCCCAAACAAAACATTTCGGACAATGAGAATGAGAAAGAGAAAGATAAAGAGAAGGACAGTTATACTATACTTGGCTTCCCTTTCGCCTTCTGTGTTTGGATTATAGAAGTATTCCCAATATTTCAGAAAAAACAATTTGTGAACTTCAGAGAATGTGGGTTCCCTCGGATGCTTTGTTATTCAGATATGAAATCTTCACATTATGACACCCTATGTAAAAAGTACTTCCATAATGAAAAAGTAAGTTAATAGGATTACTAGCTATTTTTTTGTTTATGTGTTTTAGTTTTGAATACTTACGTTTTTTTTTCTTATATAATAGTTGTATCAGTTGCTCGAGCTGGTACCATTTCTTTCTTTTGAAGAAGATGCGGAGCCCGCTAGTGTGCATGTGCCATTGTCTCAAGATCAAAGTTCAATGCCTTCAACACAATTTGATAAAGTCTTGCTTAAGAAAATTGTTAACGTAGGTTTTGTGTCTTTGAATTCCATTAGttttttatttgcttatttttgcttaagagacttttttatttttatcgttTTTGATTCAGAGATTATCGGAAAAGTTCAAAAAGGATATGCAGGCAGAAAGTACTAGAATACATCAAAAAATAGCTTTATCAGGAAAAAAAAAGATTCAAAATGACATCAAGGTAATATCCTTAATttatgtgcttgtaactctaagttaaggacattatgtccttaattttttaacttgtaactctaagttcaggactacatgtccttaactttttaacttgtaactataagttcaggactacatgtccttattttttgaacttggaactctaagttcaggactacctgtccttaatttctgtgcttgtaactctaagttaaggaacaCTTGTCCTTAATTACTGTGCTTGTACCTCTAtgttaaggaccaagtgtccgTAACTTATAAGCAGCTAACATTCTGATTCTTATTTTAAATACTATCTCACAGGCTTTAAAGAAAAACCTAGGATCAAAGATTGATACTTTATTGAAGTTTCTTGACAAACCTCATGAAAGGACCATAGAGAGAGAACCTAGTATTCCAATTAGCAAAGATGCAGTTGATGATCAATGTGATGATATAGATGTGCATGTAGAAGATCATTATGAAAGCGATTATAGAGATGCGCATCTAGAAGATGAAACTGATATTGGCATCGAAATTGGGAAAGGTTAGATACAGTTTTTGAATTTGTTGTCATTGAAATTTATATTCAATAGCGTAATACATATAAACTTTTTTGTGATTATAATGTGTGTAGAATCTTTTGATGGAGTGAAAGTTCAAGATGGAGTGGATTGTCAAGACCAGGAAAATCCAAAAGAGACAAGTGTAACAGAAATAATTTGTAAATCTGGAGTGCAATCTCAGGATTTAGAAAATCCATTGGGAACAAGTATAAGTGAGATTGTATGCAAATGTGTTGAAGGAATATATGATCTATCTATACCTCTCTCACTTAAAgagaaataatggaaatcaaaATGATGCCAATCAAGATTAGATGGAATTTTTATGATATGTTGAATGCTAGTTTTAGTAAACTATTAGTAACAAGTGTTAATTATAAATGTTATAGAATCTTTTGAAGCTGCAAGGAAAGAAGATGGAGTGGACTATCAAGATGATAAAATTTCAAAAGAGAAAAGTGGAGGACAATCTCAAGACATAGAAAATACTCAAGGAACAAGCATATTATTTGCAAATGTATAGAAGGAACATATGATATCTCTACACCTCTCTCTCTTACAGACAATATTGGAAGCCAAAAAAATGCTAGTCAAGATAATAATTTAACTGGCATGATATTGACAGTTGCAAAAGGTTAGACGGAGTTGTTTTCATCTTATACATGTTTGTTTTAATCAAAGATTAGTAACAAGTACTAATTGTATTAGCTTTTGTAAATATTTTACAGAATCTTGTGAACTTGCAATCGAAGAACATGGAGAACAgttgcaagataaagaaaatgcAATCAATATGTCAGTTCCATTGTCTGTTAGAGAAATACAAGAAGGCAGTGTGGCCAACACAAGTATTGATTGTGTCCTTAATATTGTATTCATAATTCAAATTGTCAggacatttcaaaaattatatccTTAGTTTTTGTCTCTTCATTTGACAATTTATCCTAGAATTGACGACTTGCAGCAAACTAATGTATATGTAGTGTTGCTTGCAGAGAAAAACAAAGATGAAGTCGTTAACCAATATACTAGAAAAAGGAAGAGAGATAGTATTGGTTTTGATGGTCTATCATTTGCTATTCTTACTCCTATTCCTCCGACTACACAAATAAGCATTGATGAGGGTTTGTCTATGGAGGTTGAAGGAAATGTTGAAGAAGAGCTTGGTCAAGGGAAAAGGAATAAGAAGCTTAGTTGGCAATTGAAATCTCCTTTTgaacagaaaagaaaaagaggaacaTCGATGGCGCACAATGAAAATACTCCCGAGTATACGGGCTGgataaaatcaaaatatactcgtaCATGTATTTTTCATTATGTCAAAGATGATGAAAActtattgaagaaattcattgGGTGGTTGGGCAAGGAGAAAAGGAAAGGTCGCAAAAAAGTGTAAGTCCCTAAATGTATTCATTATTTCTTAATTGCTTACATTTTGTGTCTTGAACTTGTAATTTTAAATTCGGGACTAAGTGTATTGAGCTTCCAACTCTAACTTCATAACTAAATATCCTAaatttttgagcttgtaactctaagttaaggattaAGTATCCTTAACTTTTGAGattgtaagtctaagttcaggactaagtgtccttaacttttgaatttgtaactgtaagttaaggactacctgtccttaatttttgaatttgcaactctaacttcaggaccaagtgtccttaatttttgaactttcactctaagttcaggaccaattgtccttaacttatgagcttgttactctaagttcatgactaattgtcctttaatttatgagcttgtaagtctaagttcaagaccaagtgtccttaacttttgaatttgtaactgtaagttaaggactacctgtccttaatttttgaatttgcaactctaacttcaggaccaagtgtccttaatttttgaacttccactctaagttcaggaccaattgtccttaacttatgagtttgttactctaagttcaggactttaatttatgagcttgtaagtctaagttcaggaccaagtatccttaacttttgaacttgtaactgtaagttaaggactacctgtccttaatttttgaatttgcaactcgaacttcaggaccaagtgtcctaaaCTTATGACCTTGTTACTGTAAGTTCAGACCAAGTGTACTTAATTAGGAATTGAGGACTAACTTATAAACTTTCTAACtttgatattttcaaaattttcagggGACAAACTGATATATATGCTGAGGATAATGGTGTGAGAAAGAATCTATATAAATTGTACCATAAAAAAATCAGTAGCAAAATGTTCTTCCTTGAGCTTTCAGATAGTAGCTTTGTACTTGATGATAAGGTTGATAATTCACAAGGcatttattttctttcttcttaatttattgttatttaattatttatgattgatggattttttttcttttttgccttTTTATGATGCATATTGACATTGGCCTGTATTATTTGAGAAAGAAGGAATGTTACCACCCTTGCGCCCATCTTTTTCGTTACACAACTACAGATATACTTTTTGATAACTATATGCTACTTGTGTATAAAGATTTCAATGTAGATGCTTCAGATGAGTTTTGGTGTGGTGATAATCAATTGGTTCTCACACCATATGTGTGGGGTGACAATCGTAGATGTGGAATTACTTGGACAGAGGTTGACAAAAAATAAATTCCATGTCGGCTTCCTTCAGAAGATAATGATGTTGTGATACATTTTCTTTTGGGGGTATTGGACTTGAATGAGAGAAAGATTGATGTATACGATTCTATATATAGTGAGCCATATGAGCAAGGAATGAAACACATTGAAATGTATGCACGCATGATCCCCCACTTGCTAAAGTTCTCacagtttgagaaaaatcacaagtCTTTTGAAAATGCATTCAACAAATTTGATATTCAGTGGCAAAGATCACCACACCAAACTGGATCGTACGTGTTGTCATTtgctatataatttatatgtactttagatttattttatttaaaatattgtTTAATTGACTCCATATCTTACATTTTTCTTAGGACTGATTGTGGTGCATTCCTAATCAAGTATGTGGAGTTGTTGAAGATGGGAAAGGATGTGGAGAAATTCCAACCTGAGGACATATAAAACTTCAGAAAAGAACTTGCAGCAAATCTTTGGGCACATGGAGAGTGAAAAAGAAATTCTGGTTATGATACACCACCAGAAAATGTCGGCGACGACTATGATAGTGAAAATGAAACTTCTTGCCCAAAGGAGTTGCAGTATAGTTGTAAAGAAAGTCAGCTGTAGTGGAATTGGTATAAAATTGTTGTAAAGAATCCATATGAATTCTGAAATATCCTGTAAATTGTTCACAAGGCACTTTATTTTGTTTGCATAGCATAATGTTTTAGTCACAGTTATGCCAAATTACAGTTTCAGCAGTAATATGAAGGCATCATGTTAtcaatttctttctttctttctttcacaGTTTTAAATGTCCTAAACTTCTGAAAATATAGACAATAAACTgagtgtaacaacccgaccagtcattttgaatattataaccccgttctttatttactgctcaatttatgtcttgcaattgatttatgacttatcgggttagttggttcaggtccggaagaaactcgaagtgaaatgagatacttagtctcataattaaaaattttaagttagaaaagtggaccgaatatggatctatgtgtaaacgacctcagatttgaatttttaatattacaatagctccgtatggtaattttggacttaggagcgtgtccgaaatattatttggaagtccgtagaggaattaggcttgaaatgccgaaagtttaatttttgagaagtttgaccggggggttgtctttttgatatcggagtcagaatccgattctgaaaattggaatacctctgttacgttatttatgacttgtgtgcaaaatttgaggttaatcggacgtgatttgataggttccggagtcatttgtagaaattagaaattttaaagttcattaggcttgaattggggtgtaattcatggttttagcgttgtttgaggcgatttgaggattcgactaagtccgtatgatattataggacttgttgttatatttggtctagctcccgaggggctcgggtgagtttcggatggttaacgggttggattttggacttggaactcggctggaatttttctgatgctccatctggtttccttcatcgcgttcgcgagtggagtctcgcgttcgcgaagaggaactgagaggctgacaatatttgctcttcgcgttcgtgaagaggagcacgcgttcacgaagggtggactgggtgtgcatcacgaacgcgagaggtgttatgcgttcgtgaagaagagaggaagcagctgaggcccccaggcaattggtctacgcgttcgcgtagtgagggggagcgaagcatcgcgtttgcgatgggttgaacgcattcgcgtagaaggcattgaggcagaagCACTTtatgcttcacgaacgcgagggtgatgtcgcattcgcgaaggaggaatttgtaCGGgagatattttgtgcttcgcgaacgcgaggcacggaccgcgttcgcgaagaagaaaagcctgggcagtgagtttaagttctgaaaatcaatttttgacgatttggagctcggatttgaggcgattttgggtgattttcagaggaaacaacgagataagtgattctaactcggttttggttaaattacacgaatctattattgtttttatcaacaaattagtgttttgggttgaaaatagtagaaaaattcatagactttaattgaggatttgaaggccgagttgtggtcagatttgagtaattttggtatggttggactcgtggttggatgggagTTCAGACtttgtgagttttatcagattccgagacgtgggccccacgggtgatttttggggcgtaatttcggtttttttgaaaatattagtattttgatatggaatttattcctataatttttgtgagctgaatcaaattaattgtgaatagattcggagcatttggagaccgagtccataGACGatggcatcccggagtaggatttttatgttgttaaggtaagtaacagttttaaatctggctttgagggtataaacccggagatttgacatcaggTGATTATTTGGAAGTGATAcaaatgctaggtgacgagcgtgtgggtatGGAatgcgagggattgagacttggtccgtcccgtgaggctatGAGGCCTAATAGCTATTATCTATGGTTATGTGTTtaattgttgttgaacttgtttgccttcatgatagatatcatgcttaggctttattcatgctcacattatttgtattcagtcatagaaattattgtacctatttacctcagtctctattatttgttAATATGCGCCGATACTTtatgtgggctgtgttcccttatttgttggtgatgatgatgaggctagtgaggtacatgattgagtgaggccgagggcctggttgtgaggatattaataccatagagCGTGAGTTGtatgcgtagcacgtgagttgaccatgcaggtccaggtatttataccatagcgcgtgagttgtccgcgtagcacgtgagttgtccgtgcttagcgcttgggctttgggagcccctccggagtctgtacacacccccagtgagcgcagagtgttgagtgttttgagtattgagtgctgagtgcgagtgatgagtgatggagtgacactgttgTGAGGTtgaatttatttgtgttgttgctgcatttatttgttaaacttctttgtggcatttactgacttatggaatttacctgtttatttttaaattgtgaaaagaaataattggactgttttacttagctcatcactattgctcagttccttagttatttctgttacttgctgaggtggttgtactcatgctacaccctgcactttatgtgcagattcaggtgagttaaAGCGCGGCGATCATTGAGTTTAGGctggctatctgtggagattgcaaggtagctgctagcgtccgcaggaccttgttactccttttatcatttcttcttttggattgtattgacagttagacagtttcatttcttagttcatagatttagtcGCTCATGACTTactgacaccccgatgtttggggctcgttttcgtatttctaaaattatatttagagttgatttagtttatgagaaattcaaatgttgaaatgttttattaaattcttataatcggtttagtagtaatattttgggaaaataggcttgccttgtaacacgataggcgccatcacgaccatggctagattttgggtcgtgacaagttggtatcatagcctagtatcataggtctcacgagtcatgagcgggtttagtagagtcttgcgaatcggtacggagacgtctgtacttatcttcgagagggtgcagaacccttaggaaaatttcacattcttggattcttatcgtgcgttctgtgtattctagtaactaaacatttgtatttcattctctcacatatggtgaggactcgtgctaccggtcaagagggtcagccaccagttcgggtcgtgagaggccgaggccgcggtagaggccgtggtaggggcagaggtgcagctcgtacaacagctggggcagtacctgcagatctaccggttgtcctagatcaggaccaggttccagttgttgatgcgccagctcaggcaccacctgtgcctattgtgattccaggccttcaggaggccctagctcagattctgacaacgtgtaccggccttgctcaggcgatttctatttcgacggccgcagccacttctcaggctgggggaggcactcagactcccgtcgctcgcacactcgagcaggttgttcagggacttcagacaccggaggcactaccagcccagccggttgcagctgcacaggattatgtggttcctgctatgcctgaggatgatcagcgtaggttggagaggcttgggagactccagctgccacctttcagtggcacaaagagagaggacgctcaggatttcttggacaggtgtcagaggatactccatactacTAGTATTTTGGatacttgtggggtctcattcactacctttcagttttctagggctgcactcagatgatgggagacttacgagaggcgtaggcctgttggcgcagcaccccttacttggcagcagttttCCGTTCTTTTTCTAGAGAAGTTTGTACctgagtcccgcagagaggagctgcgcaggcagtttgagcagcttcgccagggtgagatgtctgttacacagtatgagatgcggttctccgagttagctcgtcatgctgtttggttggttcccatagatCGAGAGAGAATcgggaggtttatagatggcctcggttttcagcttcgattgcttatgaccagggaTAGAGTATCTGGggttacctttgatgaggttgtcaacattgctcgacagattgagatagttcgaggtcaggagaggactgagagggaggctaagaggcctcgtggtcagggtggttcCAGTGGTGTTCCTCAGGGAGGTCAGTTTCAGCAGAGTCAGTCGTCATTCAGTGCATTTCCAGCACAAGTTTCTCATTATGCCCCGCCCGCCCAGGTATCATCGGGTAATTCATTTGGGCATCAGAAGCAGCAGTTTCGTCAGAGGATGGGTTGTTTCGAGTATGGGGATTTTGGTCACATTGCGATATATTGCCCTAGGATGTTGGGTGGGACTCCGCAGCAGAGTACTCTGCCAACGGCACTAataccagttcctccaccacccgcccagccagctaggggtagagttcagccagctaggggcagaGCCTAATCATCtatgggtcgcccgagagggggaggcggatcagggggtggtcaggcctgtttctatgccctcccagccaggccagatgttattgcttcagatgctgtgatttcaggtatgttcttctgttagactcgttcgaggacgaacgtttgtttaagagggggataatgtaatgacccggcc containing:
- the LOC138905297 gene encoding uncharacterized protein translates to MSVTQYEMRFSELARHAVWLVPIDRERIGRFIDGLGFQLRLLMTRDRVSGVTFDEVVNIARQIEIVRGQERTEREAKRPRGQGGSSGVPQGGQFQQSQSSFSAFPAQVSHYAPPAQVSSGNSFGHQKQQFRQRMGCFEYGDFGHIAIYCPRMLGGTPQQSTLPTALIPVPPPPAQPARGRVQPARGRA